A single region of the Nocardioides ochotonae genome encodes:
- a CDS encoding type II toxin-antitoxin system PemK/MazF family toxin, which yields MALPRMPRRLLQRAGRGLVRTLTPPSRGTAGPRQRAPRAPRAQRGRDRIGYDPRPDGRPDPGEIVWGWVPYEEDASRGKDRPVLVIGRRGDQLLGLMLTSKDHDRDAAEEARRGRHWMDVGTGAWDGRGRPSEVRLDRLLVLEESAVRREGAALDRSRFDAVLAAARPHLS from the coding sequence ATGGCTCTTCCCCGCATGCCGCGCCGCCTGCTCCAGCGGGCCGGACGCGGCCTCGTCCGGACCCTCACCCCGCCGTCGCGGGGGACCGCCGGCCCCCGGCAGCGCGCGCCGCGCGCCCCACGAGCACAGCGCGGACGGGACCGGATCGGCTACGACCCGCGCCCCGACGGCCGCCCGGACCCCGGTGAGATCGTGTGGGGCTGGGTCCCCTACGAGGAGGACGCCAGCCGCGGCAAGGACCGGCCGGTGCTCGTGATCGGGCGCCGCGGGGACCAGCTGCTCGGCCTGATGCTCACCAGCAAGGACCACGACCGCGACGCCGCCGAGGAGGCCCGCCGCGGGCGGCACTGGATGGACGTCGGCACCGGCGCCTGGGACGGCCGGGGGCGGCCCAGCGAGGTGCGCCTGGACCGACTCCTGGTGCTGGAGGAGTCGGCGGTACGCCGCGAGGGCGCGGCCCTGGACCGGAGCAGGTTCGACGCGGTGCTGGCCGCCGCCCGGCCGCACCTGTCCTGA